From the genome of Virgibacillus siamensis, one region includes:
- a CDS encoding YkyB family protein produces MNQEIPIQELAEAIFSINRHAKTAPEPQHLYHIKKETINRLLKEKRAEKVGLHFSDHPKLSNQHSTLLIKVDKYFFHIPPTKEDFKELNHLGKLDHNYRNPQSKMSLSRAKKIVYRYIDWQPPEKKRPVSRKKYTSSYFTPSSLGKMNWSPKKTHRN; encoded by the coding sequence ATTAATCAAGAAATTCCGATACAAGAACTGGCAGAGGCCATATTTTCGATAAACCGGCATGCCAAAACAGCACCTGAGCCTCAGCACCTCTATCACATTAAAAAAGAGACGATAAACAGGCTTCTTAAAGAAAAGCGTGCTGAAAAAGTTGGTCTGCATTTTTCCGATCATCCAAAATTAAGCAATCAGCATTCAACATTGCTTATAAAAGTGGATAAATACTTTTTTCATATTCCCCCAACTAAGGAAGACTTCAAAGAACTCAACCATTTGGGTAAGCTTGATCATAATTACCGGAATCCCCAGTCCAAAATGTCATTGTCACGCGCCAAAAAGATCGTTTACCGCTACATCGACTGGCAGCCTCCCGAAAAGAAGCGGCCAGTTTCCAGAAAGAAATATACTTCTTCCTATTTCACACCGTCTTCGCTAGGGAAAATGAATTGGTCCCCTAAAAAAACACATCGAAACTGA
- the cbpB gene encoding cyclic-di-AMP-binding protein CbpB yields MSTLKDKPVTDILVEDLMISSEKVAHVQLNNPLEHALLVLVKSGYSAVPVLDGSYKLVGTIGKTLILNEILGLERFEAEKLADMRVHEVMNSDIPSLTKEDSILTGLKEVINYPFVCVSDQDGYFDGILTRRAILKQMKRYIYTSGNNPVY; encoded by the coding sequence ATGAGTACATTAAAAGATAAACCAGTAACTGATATATTGGTGGAAGATCTGATGATTTCTTCTGAAAAGGTTGCCCATGTCCAGTTGAATAACCCATTGGAACATGCACTGCTTGTTTTGGTGAAGTCAGGTTATTCGGCAGTTCCGGTATTGGATGGATCCTATAAATTGGTCGGTACAATTGGAAAAACTTTAATATTAAACGAAATATTGGGGCTGGAACGGTTTGAAGCTGAGAAACTCGCTGATATGCGGGTGCATGAGGTAATGAATTCAGATATACCATCACTTACAAAAGAAGATTCCATTTTGACCGGATTAAAAGAGGTTATCAATTATCCATTTGTTTGTGTTTCAGACCAGGATGGATATTTCGATGGGATTTTGACAAGGCGTGCGATTTTAAAACAGATGAAACGATATATCTATACATCTGGAAACAATCCTGTGTATTGA
- the dapD gene encoding 2,3,4,5-tetrahydropyridine-2,6-dicarboxylate N-acetyltransferase, with protein sequence MRMMDANEIISFISNSEKSTPVKVYIKGNDLNNLQYGDKIQSFVDHNSGVLFGEWKDIQNVLNENKDSITDYVLENDRRNSAIPLLDLKGINARIEPGAVIRDQVEIGDGAVIMMGAMINIGSVVGEGTMIDMNVVLGGRATVGKNCHIGAGTVLAGVIEPPSASPVVIEDEVVIGANAVILEGVTVGKGSIVAAGSIVTKDVAPNTLVAGTPAKVLKEIDDSTKSKTEIKQELRKLDN encoded by the coding sequence GTGAGAATGATGGATGCTAATGAAATTATCAGCTTTATTTCAAACAGTGAAAAAAGCACACCTGTTAAGGTTTATATTAAAGGAAATGATTTAAATAATTTACAGTACGGGGACAAAATCCAGTCTTTTGTTGATCATAACAGCGGCGTGCTGTTTGGCGAGTGGAAAGATATTCAAAATGTATTGAATGAAAATAAAGATTCTATTACAGACTATGTACTGGAAAATGACCGCAGAAATTCAGCTATACCACTGCTTGATCTGAAGGGGATTAATGCGAGAATTGAGCCTGGTGCTGTCATTCGTGATCAGGTGGAAATTGGCGATGGTGCCGTTATTATGATGGGAGCAATGATTAATATCGGCTCAGTTGTTGGTGAAGGAACAATGATTGATATGAATGTAGTTCTTGGCGGTCGTGCGACTGTAGGAAAAAATTGTCATATTGGTGCGGGAACGGTGCTTGCCGGCGTCATTGAGCCGCCTTCTGCCAGTCCGGTGGTAATTGAGGACGAGGTTGTCATTGGTGCAAACGCCGTTATCCTTGAAGGTGTAACAGTCGGTAAAGGGTCTATCGTTGCAGCCGGATCAATTGTAACAAAAGATGTAGCACCTAATACACTTGTAGCTGGTACACCGGCAAAAGTGCTGAAAGAAATTGATGACAGTACCAAATCCAAAACGGAAATTAAACAAGAACTGCGAAAATTGGATAACTAA
- a CDS encoding YkuS family protein yields the protein MARIGVEDSLTDVKEALMEKGHDVVDLHSEDDTEYCDCCVITGLDKNVMGMSDASIAGAVINADGLSTESICQMVTEKLDYEQ from the coding sequence GTGGCACGAATTGGTGTTGAGGATAGCTTAACAGACGTAAAAGAAGCATTAATGGAAAAGGGTCATGATGTGGTTGATTTGCACTCGGAAGATGACACCGAATATTGTGACTGCTGTGTGATAACAGGTTTGGATAAAAACGTGATGGGGATGTCCGACGCAAGCATCGCCGGGGCCGTAATTAATGCAGATGGATTGAGTACCGAATCTATTTGCCAAATGGTGACTGAAAAATTGGATTATGAACAGTGA
- a CDS encoding FbpB family small basic protein, translated as MRPKYQSFDELVKQNKKELLEDEKQLQQIELRLEKKREKNSKKMKRPSS; from the coding sequence ATGCGCCCAAAATATCAAAGTTTTGATGAACTTGTAAAACAAAACAAAAAAGAGCTGTTGGAAGATGAAAAACAATTACAGCAAATTGAACTTCGTCTTGAGAAAAAACGAGAGAAAAACTCCAAAAAAATGAAGCGGCCATCTTCGTAA
- the fadH gene encoding 2,4-dienoyl-CoA reductase: MNNKTVIVTGSTSGMGKYMAQKFAAEGANVVLTGRNSERLKETKDELESSSTGSLFTVSMDVRNPEDVERMVEETVQQYGRIDFLVNNAAGNFIAPAEKLSINGWNSVIDIVLNGTFYCSREVGNYWIEHEIEGSIINMVATYAWNAGAGVIHSSAAKAGVLNLTRTLAVEWGTKYGIRVNAIAPGPIERTGGADKLFESEQAAQRTIQSVPLKRLGTPEEIAGLAHFLFSDEAGYINGEVITMDGGQWLNKFPF; this comes from the coding sequence ATGAACAATAAAACGGTCATTGTAACGGGAAGTACAAGTGGAATGGGAAAATATATGGCACAAAAATTTGCCGCAGAAGGTGCCAATGTCGTTTTGACAGGGAGAAATTCAGAGCGGCTTAAGGAAACGAAAGACGAACTGGAGTCTTCTTCAACGGGCAGTTTATTTACGGTTTCCATGGATGTCCGAAATCCGGAAGATGTGGAAAGAATGGTCGAGGAAACTGTTCAACAATATGGAAGAATAGATTTCCTGGTAAATAATGCTGCAGGTAATTTCATAGCTCCGGCAGAAAAATTATCGATAAATGGCTGGAATTCGGTTATTGATATCGTACTTAATGGGACATTTTATTGCAGCAGAGAAGTTGGGAATTATTGGATTGAACATGAAATTGAAGGATCGATTATTAATATGGTAGCGACATATGCATGGAACGCTGGAGCAGGTGTTATCCACTCATCAGCAGCTAAAGCTGGCGTTCTCAATCTGACTCGTACGCTTGCTGTAGAATGGGGAACCAAATATGGTATACGGGTAAATGCCATTGCACCGGGTCCGATTGAGCGTACTGGCGGGGCAGATAAATTATTTGAATCTGAACAAGCCGCACAACGTACGATACAGTCTGTTCCCTTGAAACGACTCGGAACACCGGAGGAAATTGCCGGACTTGCTCATTTTTTATTTTCGGATGAGGCTGGATACATAAACGGGGAAGTTATCACAATGGACGGAGGTCAGTGGTTGAATAAATTTCCTTTTTAA
- a CDS encoding mechanosensitive ion channel family protein has protein sequence MEIFGFDLTEILSAVLPVIGKMILLVVAYLIIVPIGKKVIEKTLQNAAKGQKSSPGRMKTLEKLLTNVFSYVMMFVLIVMLFSALGVDIGPLLAGAGVVGLAIAFGAQGLVSDIVTGFFVILERQIEIDDYVTTAGYDGVVEEIGLRTTKIRSFDGTLNFVPNRYIEGVANHSRGNMRALVDIGISHYDNLDEALAILKKICGEFENDERFKEGPDAIGVQAIDTSQIVLRVVGQTENGLQWECERDIRKRIKEAFNEKNVDMPLTQHVVLQKATE, from the coding sequence ATGGAAATATTCGGGTTTGATTTGACGGAAATTCTCAGTGCCGTTTTACCGGTCATTGGAAAGATGATATTACTTGTTGTTGCCTATTTGATTATCGTACCAATCGGGAAAAAGGTAATTGAAAAAACATTGCAGAATGCTGCAAAAGGACAGAAATCCTCTCCCGGAAGAATGAAAACATTGGAGAAGCTTCTTACCAACGTTTTTTCTTATGTCATGATGTTTGTCTTAATCGTTATGCTGTTCTCAGCACTGGGAGTCGATATCGGTCCACTTCTTGCCGGTGCAGGTGTTGTTGGACTGGCAATTGCTTTTGGTGCACAGGGACTTGTCAGTGATATTGTAACCGGCTTCTTCGTTATACTGGAGCGGCAGATTGAGATTGATGATTATGTAACGACTGCAGGATATGACGGTGTTGTGGAAGAAATTGGACTGCGAACAACGAAAATCCGCAGCTTTGACGGAACATTAAATTTTGTGCCAAACCGTTATATTGAAGGGGTTGCCAACCATTCACGCGGAAACATGCGCGCACTTGTCGATATTGGAATTAGTCATTACGATAATCTTGATGAAGCACTGGCAATCCTGAAAAAGATTTGCGGGGAATTTGAAAATGATGAACGCTTCAAAGAAGGTCCCGATGCAATTGGCGTTCAAGCAATTGATACATCACAAATTGTCCTTCGGGTTGTCGGACAGACTGAAAATGGACTGCAATGGGAATGTGAGCGGGACATACGGAAGCGGATTAAAGAAGCATTTAACGAAAAAAATGTCGATATGCCGCTCACCCAGCATGTAGTCCTGCAAAAAGCTACAGAGTAA
- a CDS encoding SCO family protein: protein MSGIKWLLPILLLVILLSACGDKYEGDFSYNVQDFSYADHNGEKLSKSDLEGKFWVADFIFTNCTTVCPPMTANMAKLQDQLKEAGLEDVQLVSFSVDPKHDTHKIMKKYVKSRGGSLDNWHLLTGYKFDEIKQFSIKSFKSAVEKVADSNQVIHATSFFVVTPEGNAIKRYDGRKAENMKKIVEDIKSMK from the coding sequence ATGTCAGGAATTAAATGGCTTTTGCCAATACTGTTGCTCGTTATTTTGTTGTCTGCCTGTGGAGATAAGTACGAAGGAGATTTTTCATATAATGTACAGGATTTCAGTTATGCTGACCACAATGGTGAGAAACTTTCCAAAAGTGATTTAGAAGGAAAATTTTGGGTAGCGGATTTTATTTTTACGAACTGTACGACAGTATGTCCGCCGATGACCGCAAACATGGCAAAATTGCAGGATCAATTAAAAGAAGCAGGACTTGAAGACGTCCAGCTCGTTTCCTTCAGTGTGGATCCAAAACATGATACACACAAGATCATGAAAAAGTACGTTAAATCGCGCGGTGGCTCACTTGATAACTGGCATTTACTGACCGGGTACAAATTTGATGAAATTAAGCAGTTTTCCATAAAGTCTTTTAAATCTGCAGTTGAAAAGGTCGCCGATTCCAATCAGGTAATTCACGCAACGAGCTTCTTTGTTGTCACTCCGGAAGGAAATGCTATTAAGCGGTACGATGGCAGAAAAGCGGAAAACATGAAAAAAATTGTGGAAGATATCAAGTCCATGAAGTAA
- a CDS encoding N-acetyldiaminopimelate deacetylase, which produces MNLQTIRRELHQIPELGFQEKKTHAYLLKKLKAMDSERLEIRTWETGILAKVKGNYPKKTIGYRCDIDGLPIKEETGYAFQSEHDGKMHACGHDFHMTIALGSVKSILDQPADDDVVFIFQPAEEGPGGAFPMMQSEVFDDWKPDVIFALHIAPELPVGTVSTRAGLLFANTSELFLDFKGKGGHAAYPHLTRDMTVAASSFVVELQQIVSRALDPLESAVVTIGKMESGFVQNAIAETARLEGTIRTLQPKAIDVVKEKLERLVRGFEISHECTIDIDYGSNYYQVYNDQHYTDLFKKTIGKTDLNYREAGPAMTGEDFGYMLKDIPGFMFWLGVDSPYGLHSSKLQPDERALLAGVKAVAATINSIAHQ; this is translated from the coding sequence ATGAACTTACAAACAATCAGAAGAGAGCTGCATCAGATTCCTGAACTGGGCTTTCAGGAAAAAAAAACCCATGCCTATTTATTGAAAAAATTGAAGGCAATGGATTCGGAAAGATTGGAAATCCGGACATGGGAAACAGGGATACTGGCTAAAGTCAAAGGAAATTACCCTAAGAAAACAATTGGATACCGCTGTGACATTGATGGTTTGCCAATCAAGGAGGAAACCGGATATGCCTTTCAATCTGAACATGATGGAAAAATGCATGCATGCGGGCATGATTTTCATATGACAATTGCCCTTGGTTCGGTGAAATCAATTCTTGATCAACCGGCTGACGATGATGTGGTTTTTATTTTTCAACCGGCCGAGGAAGGACCAGGCGGTGCCTTTCCAATGATGCAATCGGAAGTATTTGATGACTGGAAACCCGACGTTATTTTTGCATTGCATATTGCCCCTGAGCTGCCGGTCGGTACAGTTTCAACCCGGGCAGGCTTGTTATTTGCTAATACGAGTGAATTATTTCTGGACTTTAAGGGGAAGGGCGGTCATGCAGCATATCCGCATCTGACCAGAGACATGACAGTTGCTGCAAGCAGTTTTGTGGTAGAATTGCAGCAAATTGTCTCCCGGGCATTAGACCCGCTTGAAAGCGCGGTTGTAACGATTGGCAAAATGGAAAGTGGTTTTGTTCAGAATGCAATTGCGGAGACAGCAAGATTGGAAGGAACTATCCGGACGTTACAACCGAAAGCAATCGATGTTGTGAAAGAAAAACTGGAGCGGCTTGTCCGGGGTTTTGAAATTTCACATGAATGTACAATCGATATTGATTACGGTTCGAATTATTATCAGGTTTATAATGATCAGCATTATACAGATCTTTTCAAAAAGACAATCGGCAAGACCGATTTAAACTATCGTGAAGCTGGTCCCGCCATGACGGGGGAAGACTTTGGATACATGCTGAAGGATATTCCGGGATTCATGTTCTGGCTTGGTGTTGATTCGCCGTACGGTTTACACAGTTCAAAGCTTCAGCCGGATGAACGTGCACTTTTGGCAGGCGTAAAGGCTGTAGCAGCAACAATCAATTCTATTGCACACCAATAA
- a CDS encoding MDR family MFS transporter, with product MKIHTQAAKTNRPLVLVSVMLGMFLAAIEATIVATAMPSIAADLGGFSLYSWVFSAYLLTNAATVLIFGKLSDIFGRKPVFIAGIFIFLTGSTLSGFSSSMEMLIICRFVQGVGAGTLMPIATTIIGDIYSKEERAKIQGYLSSVWGISAVTGPLLGGIFVEALSWRYVFWMNIPLGLLAMLGILFFLHEDPDRKNQSIDFLGSIWIMIAVTSLMFILVEGGIGMPWNSMMMYGLIGAAFAGFSLFVVQERRAKDPMMPFEIWKNRIISFANLTSLTAGMILIGVSSYLPAFVQGVMGYSPTVAGFTLTTMSIGWPLAAVAGGRLLLIIGYRSTSLLGCSSLIIGGILFFMLSPDKGPVWAAAGSFFIGVGMGLTNTSFIVGIQNAVGWKTRGIATAANMFMRTVGSALGAALLGGLLNGQIQRYIKQNGLEDTVSVDTANNLLDPRQNVSLSDDVQMVLQNGLTSGLHAVYTGLLVLAVISFFLVLFLPKKEQE from the coding sequence ATGAAAATACATACGCAGGCAGCCAAAACAAATCGTCCGCTGGTGCTGGTGTCGGTTATGCTGGGGATGTTTTTGGCAGCGATTGAAGCGACAATTGTGGCCACTGCGATGCCAAGTATAGCGGCCGATCTTGGCGGATTTTCATTATACAGCTGGGTATTTTCAGCTTATTTATTGACGAATGCAGCAACCGTTCTTATTTTTGGAAAATTGTCCGATATATTCGGAAGAAAGCCTGTATTTATTGCCGGCATTTTTATTTTTCTGACCGGTTCAACATTGTCCGGGTTTAGTTCATCCATGGAAATGCTGATTATCTGCAGGTTTGTCCAAGGTGTCGGTGCAGGGACATTAATGCCAATTGCAACAACAATCATCGGTGATATCTACAGTAAAGAAGAACGTGCAAAAATTCAGGGATATTTGTCAAGCGTATGGGGGATTTCAGCAGTTACCGGTCCGCTTTTGGGCGGGATATTTGTAGAGGCGTTAAGCTGGAGGTATGTTTTTTGGATGAACATCCCCCTTGGCTTACTCGCTATGCTTGGAATATTGTTTTTTTTACATGAAGATCCTGACAGGAAAAACCAATCGATTGATTTCCTGGGCTCTATATGGATTATGATTGCCGTTACATCCCTCATGTTTATATTGGTAGAGGGAGGTATAGGCATGCCTTGGAACTCGATGATGATGTATGGTCTGATTGGAGCGGCGTTTGCCGGTTTTTCGCTTTTTGTCGTCCAGGAACGAAGAGCAAAGGATCCGATGATGCCATTTGAAATTTGGAAAAATCGGATTATCAGTTTTGCCAATTTAACCTCGTTGACCGCTGGGATGATTTTGATTGGTGTATCCAGCTATCTACCTGCATTTGTACAAGGTGTGATGGGTTATTCTCCAACGGTTGCGGGATTTACATTGACGACAATGTCCATCGGTTGGCCGCTGGCAGCAGTTGCCGGGGGGAGGTTGCTGCTGATTATAGGCTACCGGTCAACATCATTGCTAGGCTGCTCGTCATTAATTATTGGAGGTATCCTGTTCTTTATGTTGTCACCGGACAAAGGTCCTGTTTGGGCAGCGGCGGGATCCTTTTTCATCGGAGTCGGTATGGGACTAACCAATACATCATTCATCGTGGGAATCCAAAATGCAGTAGGCTGGAAGACTAGAGGGATTGCAACTGCTGCCAATATGTTTATGCGCACTGTGGGAAGCGCACTTGGTGCTGCACTGCTTGGCGGGTTGTTGAACGGTCAGATTCAAAGATATATCAAGCAAAATGGACTGGAAGATACTGTTTCAGTCGACACAGCAAATAACTTGCTCGATCCCAGGCAGAATGTGTCATTGTCAGATGATGTTCAAATGGTATTGCAGAATGGACTTACTTCCGGGCTGCATGCGGTGTACACTGGTCTTTTGGTACTTGCAGTCATCAGCTTTTTCCTTGTTTTGTTTTTACCTAAAAAAGAGCAGGAATAG
- a CDS encoding DMT family transporter — MQRAIIYIILGAALWGTIGWYVKHLYAFGFTPMEVVTLRVWTAAIILVIYLWITSPAKLRLDSWKDIKYYIGTGIFSIIFFNYCMFTAINLSTIPVATALLYTGPAFVTVFSFFFFKEPLSKVKLIALCVTLFGTALVVGVIPLNPEILQLTSLVFGTGSGIGYALYSIFSKLALKKYSSLSITTFTFIVAAMSLIPFFPYKEKAEMLLNPEVLFYAFGLGFLPTAVAYIIYTFGLNRTEASKASILTTIEPVVAALIGIFIFGEPFSVTQMMGMACIISAVILIQASYRRKAIVR; from the coding sequence TTGCAGCGGGCAATTATCTATATTATTCTGGGGGCGGCACTCTGGGGAACAATCGGCTGGTATGTCAAACATCTCTATGCGTTCGGTTTTACACCGATGGAAGTTGTAACATTGCGAGTTTGGACCGCTGCCATTATTCTTGTTATCTACTTATGGATTACCTCCCCTGCGAAATTACGGCTTGATTCATGGAAAGATATCAAATATTATATCGGGACCGGCATTTTTAGTATTATTTTCTTTAATTATTGCATGTTTACTGCCATTAATCTGTCCACAATTCCGGTTGCGACTGCACTGTTATATACAGGACCAGCTTTTGTTACAGTTTTTTCGTTTTTCTTTTTCAAAGAACCGCTTTCAAAGGTGAAGCTAATCGCACTGTGTGTGACCTTGTTCGGAACCGCACTGGTTGTTGGAGTAATCCCGCTGAATCCGGAAATACTCCAATTGACAAGTCTTGTATTCGGAACAGGTTCAGGAATCGGCTACGCCCTTTATAGTATTTTTAGCAAGTTGGCACTGAAGAAATACTCCAGTCTCTCGATCACAACCTTTACATTTATTGTTGCAGCTATGTCGTTAATTCCGTTTTTCCCATACAAAGAAAAAGCAGAGATGCTGCTAAATCCGGAAGTCCTCTTCTATGCATTTGGCCTTGGATTTCTGCCAACAGCAGTTGCATATATCATTTACACGTTTGGGCTGAACCGGACTGAAGCATCAAAAGCATCTATTTTAACAACAATCGAGCCTGTAGTGGCTGCACTTATAGGAATTTTTATTTTCGGGGAACCCTTTTCCGTAACGCAGATGATGGGAATGGCATGCATTATCAGCGCAGTCATTCTTATACAGGCATCTTATCGGAGAAAGGCAATTGTGCGGTGA
- a CDS encoding metallophosphoesterase, producing MNRRTFLKQSLGSLLALVGLSGGTYFYARELEPSMLELTRETISFNKIPSAFNGFKIVQFSDTHIGFHYSLEQFDNLVNTINQENPDLIVFTGDLVDQANTYNWNNHLIKSLKKLHANAGKYWIYGNHDHGGYGTNIVKNTMDKADFQLLQNSHQLIRNADEEIILAGIDDVMLGKPDLRKTLAGADPTLFTILLAHEPDFADKTAQYPVDVQLSGHSHGGQVRLPFIGDLYTPLYAEKYVQGKHSLRGGKLILHVSRGIGTTRLPYRFLCKPEINIFTLEA from the coding sequence ATGAACAGACGTACATTTTTAAAGCAATCGCTCGGAAGTCTGCTTGCTCTGGTTGGACTTAGCGGAGGAACATATTTCTATGCTCGTGAATTAGAACCGTCAATGCTTGAACTCACACGGGAAACCATTTCATTCAATAAAATTCCAAGTGCATTCAACGGGTTTAAAATTGTACAATTTTCCGATACACATATCGGCTTTCATTATTCACTTGAACAATTTGATAACCTTGTAAACACTATAAATCAAGAAAATCCTGATTTGATCGTTTTTACAGGGGATTTGGTCGACCAGGCTAACACATATAACTGGAACAACCATTTGATCAAATCATTGAAAAAACTGCATGCCAATGCGGGAAAGTACTGGATTTACGGTAATCACGACCATGGTGGTTACGGAACCAATATTGTTAAAAACACGATGGATAAAGCTGATTTTCAATTACTGCAAAATAGTCACCAATTAATTCGCAATGCCGACGAAGAAATTATTCTGGCGGGAATAGATGATGTAATGCTGGGAAAGCCAGATCTGCGTAAAACACTTGCAGGTGCCGACCCGACATTATTCACCATCCTACTTGCTCATGAACCGGATTTTGCTGATAAAACGGCACAATATCCAGTGGATGTACAACTTTCCGGTCACAGTCATGGCGGCCAAGTGAGATTACCGTTCATCGGTGATTTGTACACGCCGTTATATGCCGAAAAATATGTGCAGGGCAAGCATTCCCTTCGTGGCGGCAAATTAATATTGCATGTGAGCAGAGGAATTGGCACAACAAGACTACCCTACCGATTTTTATGCAAACCGGAGATCAATATCTTCACCCTGGAAGCTTAA